A genomic segment from Polyangium mundeleinium encodes:
- a CDS encoding YicC/YloC family endoribonuclease has product MRSMTGFGIGEVTLGEGRVLAEIRSVNQRFLDVRTRLPRELAEIALFAEQVVRERLRRGRVELVVRTEGPVLTAATLDVARARAAFRQLLALRDELAPGAELPLALLSAVPDLFIPPAGPELAAVRDAVRRAIEAAISAMDAMCRAEGEALLADLSGRCQALRRLIEAIASQADGLREAAQRRLHERLERLLASAELTVDRGRLELELAILVDKSDFTEELTRLRSHLDQLEGVLAASGGEPVGRRLDFLLQEMVREANTLGAKAQDASVSQIVVGIKVELERLREQVQNVE; this is encoded by the coding sequence ATGCGGAGCATGACGGGGTTCGGGATCGGCGAGGTGACCCTCGGGGAGGGCCGGGTGCTCGCCGAGATCCGCTCCGTCAACCAGCGCTTCCTCGACGTTCGAACGCGGCTGCCGCGGGAGCTCGCCGAGATCGCGCTCTTCGCCGAGCAAGTGGTGCGCGAGCGGCTGCGTCGTGGACGTGTCGAGCTCGTCGTGCGCACGGAGGGGCCGGTGCTGACGGCGGCGACGCTCGACGTGGCGCGCGCTCGCGCGGCGTTTCGCCAGCTCCTCGCGCTTCGTGACGAGCTCGCGCCGGGCGCGGAGCTTCCGCTCGCGCTGCTCTCGGCCGTGCCGGATCTGTTCATCCCGCCGGCGGGGCCGGAGCTCGCCGCGGTGCGCGACGCGGTTCGGCGCGCGATCGAGGCTGCGATCTCGGCGATGGACGCGATGTGCCGGGCGGAGGGCGAGGCGCTGCTCGCGGATCTCTCGGGGCGATGTCAGGCCCTCCGGCGCCTCATCGAGGCGATTGCTTCACAGGCGGACGGTCTGCGCGAGGCGGCGCAGCGACGGCTGCACGAGCGGCTCGAGCGGCTGCTCGCCAGCGCGGAGCTCACGGTCGATCGGGGCAGGCTCGAGCTCGAGCTCGCGATCCTCGTGGACAAGAGTGATTTCACCGAGGAGCTCACGCGGTTGCGGAGCCACCTCGATCAGCTCGAAGGCGTGCTCGCTGCGAGTGGAGGCGAGCCCGTGGGGAGGCGGCTCGACTTCCTTCTGCAGGAAATGGTACGCGAGGCCAACACGCTCGGCGCGAAGGCCCAGGACGCCTCGGTCAGCCAGATCGTCGTCGGCATCAAGGTCGAGCTCGAGCGGCTCCGCGAGCAGGTGCAGAACGTCGAGTGA
- the gmk gene encoding guanylate kinase — protein MVSDFLLLIVSSPSGAGKTTLCNRLRAEFPDLRFSVSHTTRKPRPNELDGREYHFIEKDAFDRMIGEHAFAEWAPVHGNYYGTSVAEIEIAKREARGVLFDIDYQGARQIKARMPEAASVFILPPSLTELERRLRGRGTEDEPTTLRRLRAAKGEIEHYGFFDYVIVNDDLERAYDQLRAVVFAERCRRGRHALLCEQMLAEGKVGASA, from the coding sequence ATGGTGAGCGACTTCCTCCTCCTCATCGTCTCCTCCCCTTCCGGGGCGGGAAAGACGACGCTCTGCAACCGGCTGCGCGCGGAGTTTCCCGACCTGCGTTTCTCGGTCTCGCACACGACGCGCAAGCCGCGCCCGAACGAGCTGGACGGGCGCGAGTACCACTTCATCGAGAAGGACGCGTTCGATCGGATGATCGGCGAGCACGCCTTCGCGGAGTGGGCACCGGTGCACGGCAACTACTACGGCACGAGCGTCGCCGAGATCGAGATCGCCAAGCGTGAGGCGCGCGGCGTGCTCTTCGACATCGACTACCAGGGCGCGCGGCAGATCAAGGCGCGCATGCCCGAGGCCGCCTCCGTGTTCATCCTGCCGCCCTCGCTCACCGAGCTCGAGCGCAGGTTGCGCGGCCGCGGCACCGAGGACGAGCCGACGACGCTGCGGCGCCTCCGTGCGGCGAAGGGCGAGATCGAGCATTACGGATTCTTCGACTACGTGATCGTGAACGACGACCTCGAGCGGGCGTACGATCAGCTCCGCGCGGTGGTGTTCGCCGAGCGCTGCCGTCGCGGCCGGCACGCGCTGCTCTGCGAGCAGATGCTCGCCGAGGGGAAGGTCGGGGCCTCCGCATGA
- the mtnP gene encoding S-methyl-5'-thioadenosine phosphorylase, with protein sequence MSHVLGVIGGSGVYALEDLEDVEEVDVETPYGPPSDVVFRGRDRDSGTTLLFLPRHGRGHRLSPTEINYRANVCALKKLGATHLVSVSAVGSMREEIPPGDLVVVDQFIDLTKHRTSTFFEGGVVGHVAFADPVCPHLSAALADAASQAIQGTQKKLHRGGTYVCMEGPQFSTRAESLLYRSWGVHVIGMTAMPEAKLAREAELPYALLAMSTDYDCWHATEEAVTVEAVIAVLRENVAYARRALRGLSSTLPDPKTSPAHGALANAVMTRRDLVPEQTRARLSWLLPDLSC encoded by the coding sequence ATGAGCCACGTCCTCGGGGTGATCGGCGGCAGCGGTGTCTATGCGCTCGAGGATCTCGAGGACGTCGAGGAGGTCGACGTCGAGACGCCGTACGGGCCGCCGAGCGACGTCGTGTTTCGAGGCCGCGATCGCGACTCCGGGACAACGCTGCTGTTCTTGCCGCGTCATGGCCGAGGCCATCGGCTCTCGCCCACGGAGATCAACTACCGCGCGAACGTGTGCGCGCTGAAGAAGCTCGGGGCCACGCACCTCGTCAGCGTGAGCGCGGTGGGATCGATGCGCGAGGAGATCCCGCCGGGAGATCTCGTTGTCGTTGATCAGTTCATCGACCTCACGAAGCACCGCACGAGCACGTTTTTCGAGGGCGGCGTTGTGGGGCACGTGGCCTTCGCGGATCCGGTTTGCCCGCATCTCTCGGCTGCGCTCGCGGACGCCGCTTCGCAGGCGATCCAAGGCACGCAGAAGAAGCTCCACCGCGGCGGCACGTACGTCTGCATGGAGGGCCCGCAGTTCTCGACCCGCGCGGAAAGCCTCCTCTACCGGAGCTGGGGCGTGCACGTGATCGGCATGACGGCGATGCCCGAGGCCAAGCTCGCGCGCGAGGCAGAGCTGCCGTACGCGCTGCTCGCGATGTCGACCGACTACGACTGCTGGCACGCGACCGAGGAGGCGGTGACGGTCGAGGCCGTGATCGCGGTGCTCCGGGAGAACGTGGCGTATGCGCGACGCGCGCTGCGAGGGCTCTCGTCGACGCTCCCCGATCCCAAGACGAGCCCGGCGCACGGCGCGCTCGCGAACGCGGTCATGACCCGACGTGATCTCGTACCCGAGCAGACGCGGGCGCGGCTGTCGTGGCTTTTGCCGGATCTCTCGTGCTAG
- a CDS encoding Crp/Fnr family transcriptional regulator, with amino-acid sequence MAPNVPARSGAVGNDGGLDPDARKRRILRRGAVGSAASPASQTLLADAGTIQRVTRGRPLVTQGDPANSVVMLGSGRVRLVRALNEGHTLSLGYRGAGDLLGEAALGGVPNHRESAIATEDVEALVVPIATIRGLMSSDQAFANALVGALVERNAETEERLASMLFRNVEARLAEFLLKAAQRWGIPDPRGVLISAPFTHQEMASMIGSTRETVTLTLGELRRKGIIEVDRRRIVVLDREGLKTRT; translated from the coding sequence ATGGCACCGAACGTCCCGGCTCGTTCCGGCGCGGTCGGCAACGACGGGGGGCTCGATCCGGACGCACGCAAGCGGCGGATTCTGCGGCGTGGAGCGGTCGGTAGCGCGGCTTCGCCCGCGTCGCAGACCCTCCTGGCCGACGCTGGAACGATCCAGCGAGTGACGCGCGGGCGGCCGCTGGTGACCCAGGGCGACCCCGCGAACTCGGTGGTGATGCTCGGCAGCGGACGCGTCCGCCTGGTCCGGGCGCTGAACGAAGGGCACACGCTCTCGCTCGGCTACCGCGGCGCGGGCGACCTCCTCGGCGAGGCCGCGCTCGGCGGCGTCCCGAACCACCGCGAGAGCGCGATCGCCACGGAAGACGTGGAAGCGCTCGTCGTGCCGATTGCCACGATCCGCGGGCTCATGTCCTCGGATCAAGCCTTCGCGAACGCGCTGGTCGGCGCGCTCGTGGAGCGCAACGCCGAGACGGAAGAACGTCTCGCCTCGATGCTCTTCCGCAACGTGGAAGCGCGCCTCGCCGAGTTCCTGCTCAAGGCCGCCCAGCGCTGGGGCATCCCCGACCCGCGCGGCGTCCTGATCTCGGCGCCCTTCACGCACCAGGAGATGGCCAGCATGATCGGCTCCACCCGCGAGACCGTCACGCTCACCCTGGGCGAGCTTCGCCGCAAAGGCATCATCGAGGTCGACCGCCGCCGCATCGTGGTACTCGATCGCGAAGGCCTCAAGACCCGTACCTGA
- a CDS encoding DUF507 family protein: MRLFSGKIAPLSEEIVKTLADNGEIECEDRKEVVRDLESVFSQYLATEKEVMDKSKATLESRGLPPSELGRIRKIIAEQKGIKIGEDILDYLLDQCIEMLMHSGNVDEVYGQDHDLRRRMRPVLKKYLAADDELDAEVRNKMKNLQEGTRTWEVEYQKIKNEIQRRKGLV; the protein is encoded by the coding sequence ATGCGCCTCTTTAGCGGTAAAATTGCCCCTCTCAGCGAAGAAATCGTCAAAACCCTGGCGGACAACGGGGAGATCGAGTGTGAGGACCGAAAAGAGGTGGTCCGCGATCTGGAGTCCGTCTTTTCTCAGTACCTCGCGACCGAAAAGGAAGTGATGGACAAGTCGAAGGCCACGCTCGAGTCGCGTGGCCTGCCGCCCTCGGAGCTCGGGCGGATCCGGAAGATCATCGCCGAGCAAAAAGGCATCAAGATCGGCGAAGACATCCTCGACTACTTGCTAGACCAGTGCATCGAGATGCTCATGCACTCGGGCAACGTCGACGAGGTCTACGGCCAGGATCACGACCTCAGGCGTCGCATGCGGCCGGTGCTGAAGAAGTACCTCGCGGCCGACGACGAGCTCGACGCCGAGGTCCGGAACAAGATGAAGAACCTGCAGGAAGGGACTCGGACCTGGGAGGTCGAGTACCAGAAGATCAAGAACGAGATCCAGCGCCGCAAAGGTCTCGTTTGA
- a CDS encoding PfkB family carbohydrate kinase produces the protein MSTSSPILIVGSMAFDDLDLPSGKARDVVGGSATYAAMTASVFAPVRVVAVVGDDFPEHVLIAMQARGIDTRGIERATGKTFRWAGRYDQDLVHRTTLDTQLNVFADFRPRLPEAFRDTPFLLLGNIHPGLQLDVLEQVRSPRLVVADTMNFWITGEPTLLASMLKRIDVLIVNDEEARQLSGIHNIRRAARDILARGPKRLVIKRGEHGALLFDEEGVFAAHGFPLEDEVDPTGAGDSFAGGFLGYLATQSEVTPLALRRAMVHATATASFCVEAVGTGKVGVLVRDEVSARVTEIQKLYEFGASTM, from the coding sequence GTGAGCACGTCTTCGCCGATTCTCATCGTTGGATCCATGGCCTTCGACGATCTCGACCTGCCCTCGGGCAAGGCGCGCGATGTCGTGGGCGGCTCGGCCACGTACGCCGCCATGACCGCTTCGGTCTTCGCGCCGGTGCGCGTCGTCGCCGTCGTCGGGGACGACTTCCCGGAGCACGTGCTCATCGCGATGCAGGCCCGCGGGATCGACACGCGTGGCATCGAGCGCGCGACCGGAAAGACGTTCCGCTGGGCGGGCCGGTACGATCAGGATCTCGTCCACCGCACCACGCTCGACACGCAGCTCAACGTCTTCGCCGACTTCCGCCCGCGCCTGCCCGAGGCGTTCCGTGACACGCCGTTCCTCCTGCTCGGCAACATCCATCCGGGGCTCCAGCTCGACGTGCTGGAGCAGGTGCGCTCGCCGCGCCTCGTCGTGGCCGACACGATGAACTTCTGGATCACGGGCGAGCCCACGCTGCTCGCGTCGATGCTCAAGCGCATCGACGTGCTCATCGTGAACGACGAGGAGGCGCGGCAGCTCTCGGGCATCCACAACATCCGGCGCGCGGCCCGCGACATCCTCGCGCGTGGCCCGAAGCGCCTCGTCATCAAGCGCGGCGAGCACGGCGCGCTCCTCTTCGACGAGGAGGGCGTGTTCGCGGCCCACGGCTTCCCGCTCGAAGACGAGGTGGATCCGACGGGCGCGGGCGACTCGTTCGCGGGCGGCTTCCTCGGCTACCTCGCGACGCAATCCGAGGTCACGCCGCTCGCGCTCCGGCGCGCGATGGTGCACGCGACGGCGACGGCGTCGTTTTGCGTCGAGGCGGTAGGCACGGGGAAGGTCGGCGTGCTCGTGCGCGACGAGGTCTCCGCGCGCGTCACCGAGATCCAGAAGCTCTACGAGTTCGGCGCCAGCACGATGTGA
- a CDS encoding NAD-dependent epimerase/dehydratase family protein: MSTPRYLVTGGAGFIGTNIVAALVAAGERVRVLDNLATGMWENLDGISPSAAVERIEGDIRDPEAVAKAAAGVEVVFHEAALGSVPRSVEDPVTSDAVNVGGTVNVLDVSRRVGVRRVVFAASSSAYGETPVLPKREDMQPMPLSPYAVTKLACESYCRVFSSIYGLETMCLRYFNVFGPHQTPEGPYAAAIPRFVDAALAGRPIQIFGDGEQTRDFCFVDNAVRANLLAAASPRKLAGEVVNIAGGRRVSLNALCVEIGRVLGRALDVEHGPARPGDVRHSLADVSLAREILGYEPSVRWEEGIAPTVAYLEALRAAGPAEAARRAAERRAQSTRENGVSTGAATNVVALFR, from the coding sequence ATGTCCACGCCTCGTTACCTGGTCACCGGCGGCGCCGGCTTCATCGGCACCAACATCGTCGCGGCGCTCGTCGCTGCGGGCGAGCGCGTCCGCGTGCTCGACAACCTCGCCACGGGGATGTGGGAGAACCTCGACGGGATCTCCCCTTCCGCCGCGGTCGAGCGCATCGAGGGCGACATCCGTGATCCCGAGGCCGTCGCCAAGGCCGCCGCGGGCGTCGAGGTCGTCTTCCACGAGGCGGCGCTCGGGTCGGTGCCGCGCAGCGTCGAGGACCCAGTCACGAGCGACGCCGTCAACGTCGGCGGCACCGTGAACGTGCTCGACGTGTCGCGACGCGTCGGCGTGCGTCGTGTCGTGTTCGCCGCGTCGTCTTCGGCCTACGGCGAGACGCCCGTCCTGCCGAAGCGCGAGGACATGCAGCCGATGCCGCTCTCGCCGTACGCCGTGACGAAGCTCGCGTGCGAGAGTTATTGCCGCGTCTTCTCGTCGATCTACGGCCTGGAGACGATGTGCTTGCGGTACTTCAACGTCTTCGGCCCGCACCAGACGCCCGAGGGGCCCTACGCCGCAGCGATCCCGCGCTTCGTCGATGCTGCGCTCGCGGGTCGGCCCATCCAGATCTTCGGCGACGGCGAGCAAACGCGCGACTTCTGCTTCGTCGACAACGCCGTGCGGGCGAACCTGCTCGCCGCCGCGTCGCCCCGGAAGCTCGCGGGCGAGGTCGTCAACATCGCGGGCGGACGGCGTGTGTCGCTGAACGCGCTTTGCGTCGAGATCGGCCGTGTCCTCGGCAGAGCGCTCGACGTCGAGCACGGCCCGGCCCGCCCGGGCGATGTGCGGCATTCGCTCGCGGACGTGAGCCTCGCGCGGGAAATCCTCGGGTACGAGCCTTCCGTGCGGTGGGAGGAAGGCATCGCGCCGACGGTCGCCTACCTCGAGGCGCTCCGGGCCGCAGGTCCGGCCGAGGCGGCCCGGCGGGCGGCTGAGCGGCGTGCACAAAGTACGCGGGAGAACGGCGTTAGCACGGGTGCGGCAACCAACGTTGTTGCACTCTTTCGGTGA